A part of Capsicum annuum cultivar UCD-10X-F1 chromosome 6, UCD10Xv1.1, whole genome shotgun sequence genomic DNA contains:
- the LOC107875894 gene encoding primary amine oxidase isoform X2: MHRAHTCHPLDPLSAAEISVAVATVRAAGDSPEVRDGMRFVEVVLLEPDKAFVALADAYFFPPFQSSLMPRTKGGLPVPTKLPPRRARLIVYNKKTNETSIWIVQLTEVHAATRGGQHKGKVISSKVVPDVQPPIDAQEYAECESVIKDYPPFVEAMKKRGIDDMDLVMVDPWCVGYHSEADAPSRRLAKPLVFCRTESDCPMENGYARPVEGIHVLVDVQKMQVLEFEDRKLVPLPPADPLRNYTAGETRGGVDRSDVKPLQISQPEGPSFRIDGNYVQWQKWNFRVGFTPREGLVIHSVGYLDGSRGRRSIAHRLSFVEMVVPYGDPNEPHYRKNAFDAGEDGLGKNAHSLKRGCDCLGYIKYFDANFTNFTGGVESIENCVCLHEEDHGMLWKHQDWRTGLAEVRRSRRLTVSFICTVANYEYGFYWHFYQDGKIEAEVKLTGILSLGALQPGESRKYGTTIKPGLYAPVHQHFFVARMNMAVDSKPGDAHNQIVEVNVKVEEPGKENIHNNAFYAEETLLRSELQAMRDCDPLSARHWIVRNTRTSNRTGQLTGYKLVPGQNCLPLAGPEAKFLRRAAFLKHNLWVTQYAAGEDFPGGEFPNQNPRVGEGLASWVKEDRSLEESDIVLWYVFGITHVPRLEDWPVMPVEHIGFMLQPHGFFNCSPAVDVPPPRGCDSESKDSDVSENGVAKSTSTGLMAKL, encoded by the exons ATGCATAGAGCTCATACTTGTCATCCTTTGGATCCTTTATCTGCTGCTGAGATATCTGTGGCTGTGGCAACCGTTAGAGCTGCCGGTGACTCACCTGAG GTCAGGGATGGCATGCGGTTTGTTGAGGTGGTTCTGTTGGAACCAGATAAAGCGTTTGTTGCACTAGCAGATGCCTATTTCTTCCCACCCTTTCAATCATCATTGATGCCCCGAACCAAAGGAGGCCTTCCCGTTCCTACTAAGCTACCTCCAAGGCGAGCTAGACTTATTGTTTACAATAAGAAAACAAACGAGACAAGCATATGGATTGTTCAGCTAACTGAAGTACATGCTGCTACTCGTGGTGGACAACACAAGGGAAAAGTGATTTCATCAAAAGTTGTTCCAGATGTTCAGCCACCTATA GATGCACAAGAGTATGCTGAGTGTGAATCCGTAATTAAAGATTATCCTCCTTTTGTGGAAGCAATGAAGAAAAGGGGTATTGATGACATGGACCTTGTGATGGTTGACCCCTG GTGTGTTGGTTATCACAGTGAAGCTGATGCTCCTAGCCGCAGGCTTGCCAAGCCACTTGTATTCTGCAGAACAGAGAGCGACTGCCCAATGGAAAATGGATATGCAAGACCAGTTGAGGGAATACATGTGCTTGTTGATGTGCAAAAGATGCAGGTGCTAGAGTTTGAAGACCGCAAACTTGTACCTTTACCTCCAGCTGACCCACTTAGAAATTACACTGCTGGTGAGACAAGAGGAGGGGTTGACCGTAGTGATGTGAAACCCCTACAAATTAGTCAGCCAGAGGGTCCAAGCTTTCGCATAGATGGGAACTACGTACAATGGCAAAAG TGGAACTTCCGAGTAGGTTTCACCCCTAGGGAGGGTTTGGTTATACACTCTGTGGGATATCTTGATGGTAGCAGGGGTCGAAGATCCATAGCCCATAGGTTGAGTTTTGTGGAGATGGTTGTCCCCTATGGTGATCCAAATGAGCCACATTACAGAAAAAATGCATTTGATGCAGGAGAAGATGGCCTTGGAAAGAATGCTCATTCGCTTAAGAGG GGATGTGATTGTTTAGGATACATAAAGTATTTTGATgccaattttacaaattttactgGAGGAGTAGAATCCATCGAAAACTGTGTATGTCTGCATGAAGAAGATCATGGGATGCTTTGGAAGCATCAAGATTGGAGAACTGGCCTTGCTGAAGTTAGACGATCTAGAAGACTGACTGTTTCTTTCATTTGTACTGTGGCCAATTATGAATATGGATTCTACTGGCACTTTTACCAG GATGGGAAAATTGAAGCAGAAGTCAAACTCACAGGAATTCTCAGTTTGGGAGCATTGCAACCTGGAGAATCTCGTAAATATGGCACCACAATAAAACCAGGATTATATGCACCTGTTCATCAGCACTTTTTTGTTGCTCGGATGAATATGGCAGTTGATTCTAAGCCAGGAGATGCACACAATCAG ATTGTTGAAGTAAATGTCAAGGTTGAAGAACCTGGGAAGGAAAATATTCACAATAATGCATTCTATGCTGAAGAAACTCTGCTTAGGTCTGAGTTGCAAGCAATGCGTGACTGTGATCCTTTATCTGCTCGTCATTGGATT GTTAGGAACACAAGAACCTCCAACAGAACAGGTCAGCTAACAGGGTACAAGCTGGTACCTGGTCAAAACTGTTTGCCATTGGCTGGTCCTGAGGCTAAGTTCTTGAGGAGAGCGGCATTTTTGAAGCACAATCTATGGGTTACACAATATGcagctggagaagattttccaGGGGGAGAGTTCCCTAATCAAAATCCACGTGTTGGCGAGGGATTAGCTTCATGGGTTAAGGAAGATCGCTCTCTGGAAGAAAGTGATATTGTTCTCTG GTATGTTTTTGGAATCACGCATGTTCCCCGATTGGAGGACTGGCCTGTTATGCCAGTTGAACATATTGGCTTTATGCTTCAG CCACACGGATTCTTTAACTGCTCCCCCGCTGTAGATGTACCTCCACCTCGGGGATGTGACTCGGAAAGCAAAGACAGTGATGTGTCGGAAAATGGTGTAGCAAAGTCCACTTCCACTGGTTTGATGGCCAAGCTGTGA
- the LOC107875895 gene encoding transcription factor MYB61 isoform X1: protein MGRHSVYVKEKLRRGLWSPDEDEKLYNYITRFGVGCWSSVPKLSGLQRCGKSCRLRWINYLRPDLKRGTFSLEEEDMIITLHEVLGNRWAQIAAKLPGRTDNEIKNYWNSYLKKKLIKQGIDPITHKPLSENHQVRNDTNCTDKASMLLMSKFPNMSNSVEIEQPFHFNKRIFNSEAITRQLTEVSRNQLVSKQVFDPLFLYDFQANMNPIGPYDGNQDFGICSMPNLTNFEHGHMTESDFSDSSTSRMSTSNRTNTMIRHHSSAGIHQMNEMLENSQELTWDADNKIDSLFEYPYDGIKNEEDFSNNNNNNNPLSSLL from the exons ATGGGGCGCCACTCTGTTTATGTTAAAGAGAAGCTAAGGAGAGGATTGTGGTCACCAGATGAAGATGAAAAATTGTATAACTATATCACTAGATTTGGTGTTGGCTGCTGGAGTTCAGTCCCTAAGCTATCTG GTTTACAAAGATGTGGAAAGAGCTGCAGATTGAGATGGATAAATTACTTGAGGCCTGATCTTAAAAGAGGAACATTTTCACTAGAAGAagaggatatgattattactcTCCATGAAGTTCTTGGAAACAG ATGGGCACAAATTGCAGCAAAATTACCGGGGAGAACAGATAACGAGATAAAGAATTATTGGAATTCATATTTGAAGAAGAAGCTAATAAAGCAAGGGATTGATCCAATAACACACAAGCCACTAAGTGAAAATCATCAAGTAAGAAATGACACAAATTGTACAGACAAGGCCTCAATGTTGCTGATGTCCAAATTCCCAAATATGTCAAATTCAGTTGAAATAGAGCAACCATTTCACTTTAACAAAAGAATTTTCAACAGTGAGGCAATTACTAGACAGTTAACAGAAGTTTCAAGAAACCAACTTGTGAGTAAACAAGTCTTTGATCCTCTATTTCTGTATGATTTCCAAGCAAATATGAATCCAATTGGACCTTATGATGGGAATCAAGATTTTGGGATTTGTTCAATGCCAAATTTAACAAATTTTGAACATGGACACATGACAGAAAGTGATTTTTCTGACAGCTCAACTTCAAGAATGAGTACAAGCAACAGGACAAATACTATGATTAGACATCATAGCTCTGCTGGAATTCATCAGATGAATGAAATGTTGGAAAATTCTCAAGAATTGACATGGGATGCCGACAACAAAATTGATTCTCTGTTTGAGTATCCTTATGATGGGATCAAGAATGAAGAAGATttcagtaataataataataataataatccattGAGCTCTTTACTCTGA
- the LOC107875895 gene encoding transcription factor MYB86 isoform X2, producing the protein MGRHSVYVKEKLRRGLWSPDEDEKLYNYITRFGVGCWSSVPKLSGLQRCGKSCRLRWINYLRPDLKRGTFSLEEEDMIITLHEVLGNRWAQIAAKLPGRTDNEIKNYWNSYLKKKLIKQGIDPITHKPLSENHQVRNDTNCTDKASMLLMSKFPNMSNSVEIEQPFHFNKRIFNSEAITRQLTEVSRNQLLNFKNEYKQQDKYYD; encoded by the exons ATGGGGCGCCACTCTGTTTATGTTAAAGAGAAGCTAAGGAGAGGATTGTGGTCACCAGATGAAGATGAAAAATTGTATAACTATATCACTAGATTTGGTGTTGGCTGCTGGAGTTCAGTCCCTAAGCTATCTG GTTTACAAAGATGTGGAAAGAGCTGCAGATTGAGATGGATAAATTACTTGAGGCCTGATCTTAAAAGAGGAACATTTTCACTAGAAGAagaggatatgattattactcTCCATGAAGTTCTTGGAAACAG ATGGGCACAAATTGCAGCAAAATTACCGGGGAGAACAGATAACGAGATAAAGAATTATTGGAATTCATATTTGAAGAAGAAGCTAATAAAGCAAGGGATTGATCCAATAACACACAAGCCACTAAGTGAAAATCATCAAGTAAGAAATGACACAAATTGTACAGACAAGGCCTCAATGTTGCTGATGTCCAAATTCCCAAATATGTCAAATTCAGTTGAAATAGAGCAACCATTTCACTTTAACAAAAGAATTTTCAACAGTGAGGCAATTACTAGACAGTTAACAGAAGTTTCAAGAAACCAACTT CTCAACTTCAAGAATGAGTACAAGCAACAGGACAAATACTATGATTAG
- the LOC107875894 gene encoding primary amine oxidase isoform X1 has protein sequence MAATSHKLIPPSASVLRRENTSAAAAVVPSVDDQQKKQTLALTSLVNSQVVPSSTNSPSKGIQIMHRAHTCHPLDPLSAAEISVAVATVRAAGDSPEVRDGMRFVEVVLLEPDKAFVALADAYFFPPFQSSLMPRTKGGLPVPTKLPPRRARLIVYNKKTNETSIWIVQLTEVHAATRGGQHKGKVISSKVVPDVQPPIDAQEYAECESVIKDYPPFVEAMKKRGIDDMDLVMVDPWCVGYHSEADAPSRRLAKPLVFCRTESDCPMENGYARPVEGIHVLVDVQKMQVLEFEDRKLVPLPPADPLRNYTAGETRGGVDRSDVKPLQISQPEGPSFRIDGNYVQWQKWNFRVGFTPREGLVIHSVGYLDGSRGRRSIAHRLSFVEMVVPYGDPNEPHYRKNAFDAGEDGLGKNAHSLKRGCDCLGYIKYFDANFTNFTGGVESIENCVCLHEEDHGMLWKHQDWRTGLAEVRRSRRLTVSFICTVANYEYGFYWHFYQDGKIEAEVKLTGILSLGALQPGESRKYGTTIKPGLYAPVHQHFFVARMNMAVDSKPGDAHNQIVEVNVKVEEPGKENIHNNAFYAEETLLRSELQAMRDCDPLSARHWIVRNTRTSNRTGQLTGYKLVPGQNCLPLAGPEAKFLRRAAFLKHNLWVTQYAAGEDFPGGEFPNQNPRVGEGLASWVKEDRSLEESDIVLWYVFGITHVPRLEDWPVMPVEHIGFMLQPHGFFNCSPAVDVPPPRGCDSESKDSDVSENGVAKSTSTGLMAKL, from the exons ATGGCCGCCACATCACACAAACTGATTCCGCCTTCCGCTTCCGTCCTCCGTCGTGAAAATACGTCGGCCGCTGCCGCCGTGGTTCCTTCCGTCGACGATCAGCAGAAGAAACAAACGCTGGCGCTGACGTCACTCGTTAACTCTCAAGTAGTACCTTCCTCCACCAACTCGCCTAGCAAAG GGATTCAGATCATGCATAGAGCTCATACTTGTCATCCTTTGGATCCTTTATCTGCTGCTGAGATATCTGTGGCTGTGGCAACCGTTAGAGCTGCCGGTGACTCACCTGAG GTCAGGGATGGCATGCGGTTTGTTGAGGTGGTTCTGTTGGAACCAGATAAAGCGTTTGTTGCACTAGCAGATGCCTATTTCTTCCCACCCTTTCAATCATCATTGATGCCCCGAACCAAAGGAGGCCTTCCCGTTCCTACTAAGCTACCTCCAAGGCGAGCTAGACTTATTGTTTACAATAAGAAAACAAACGAGACAAGCATATGGATTGTTCAGCTAACTGAAGTACATGCTGCTACTCGTGGTGGACAACACAAGGGAAAAGTGATTTCATCAAAAGTTGTTCCAGATGTTCAGCCACCTATA GATGCACAAGAGTATGCTGAGTGTGAATCCGTAATTAAAGATTATCCTCCTTTTGTGGAAGCAATGAAGAAAAGGGGTATTGATGACATGGACCTTGTGATGGTTGACCCCTG GTGTGTTGGTTATCACAGTGAAGCTGATGCTCCTAGCCGCAGGCTTGCCAAGCCACTTGTATTCTGCAGAACAGAGAGCGACTGCCCAATGGAAAATGGATATGCAAGACCAGTTGAGGGAATACATGTGCTTGTTGATGTGCAAAAGATGCAGGTGCTAGAGTTTGAAGACCGCAAACTTGTACCTTTACCTCCAGCTGACCCACTTAGAAATTACACTGCTGGTGAGACAAGAGGAGGGGTTGACCGTAGTGATGTGAAACCCCTACAAATTAGTCAGCCAGAGGGTCCAAGCTTTCGCATAGATGGGAACTACGTACAATGGCAAAAG TGGAACTTCCGAGTAGGTTTCACCCCTAGGGAGGGTTTGGTTATACACTCTGTGGGATATCTTGATGGTAGCAGGGGTCGAAGATCCATAGCCCATAGGTTGAGTTTTGTGGAGATGGTTGTCCCCTATGGTGATCCAAATGAGCCACATTACAGAAAAAATGCATTTGATGCAGGAGAAGATGGCCTTGGAAAGAATGCTCATTCGCTTAAGAGG GGATGTGATTGTTTAGGATACATAAAGTATTTTGATgccaattttacaaattttactgGAGGAGTAGAATCCATCGAAAACTGTGTATGTCTGCATGAAGAAGATCATGGGATGCTTTGGAAGCATCAAGATTGGAGAACTGGCCTTGCTGAAGTTAGACGATCTAGAAGACTGACTGTTTCTTTCATTTGTACTGTGGCCAATTATGAATATGGATTCTACTGGCACTTTTACCAG GATGGGAAAATTGAAGCAGAAGTCAAACTCACAGGAATTCTCAGTTTGGGAGCATTGCAACCTGGAGAATCTCGTAAATATGGCACCACAATAAAACCAGGATTATATGCACCTGTTCATCAGCACTTTTTTGTTGCTCGGATGAATATGGCAGTTGATTCTAAGCCAGGAGATGCACACAATCAG ATTGTTGAAGTAAATGTCAAGGTTGAAGAACCTGGGAAGGAAAATATTCACAATAATGCATTCTATGCTGAAGAAACTCTGCTTAGGTCTGAGTTGCAAGCAATGCGTGACTGTGATCCTTTATCTGCTCGTCATTGGATT GTTAGGAACACAAGAACCTCCAACAGAACAGGTCAGCTAACAGGGTACAAGCTGGTACCTGGTCAAAACTGTTTGCCATTGGCTGGTCCTGAGGCTAAGTTCTTGAGGAGAGCGGCATTTTTGAAGCACAATCTATGGGTTACACAATATGcagctggagaagattttccaGGGGGAGAGTTCCCTAATCAAAATCCACGTGTTGGCGAGGGATTAGCTTCATGGGTTAAGGAAGATCGCTCTCTGGAAGAAAGTGATATTGTTCTCTG GTATGTTTTTGGAATCACGCATGTTCCCCGATTGGAGGACTGGCCTGTTATGCCAGTTGAACATATTGGCTTTATGCTTCAG CCACACGGATTCTTTAACTGCTCCCCCGCTGTAGATGTACCTCCACCTCGGGGATGTGACTCGGAAAGCAAAGACAGTGATGTGTCGGAAAATGGTGTAGCAAAGTCCACTTCCACTGGTTTGATGGCCAAGCTGTGA